A window of Kribbella voronezhensis genomic DNA:
GGCCTTCGCCGTCGCCCACTGCTGGGTCGCCCGGTCGTGCTTGGAGCCGGCCAGGTCGGCGAGATCACGCAGTCCGCGAGCGAGGTACACCGTGCTGTCCAGCTTCTCCGAACCCATCCCGCTGCGTTCGACGTTCGCCAGGCCTTCCGGCCAGCCGTCGTGGTCGGCATCCAGTTCGCGGTACACGTACTTCAGGTTCCGCACGCTGAAGTCGTACATCGCGTCGCGGAACCGGTTGTCGCCGGTCCAGCGCCACAACAGCGCGACGATGCTGGGGAACTTCACGGTCTCGTCTGTGTTGCCCGCGCTCGTGTTGGAGCCGAAGTACACGTCGCCGGTCGGGGTGACCTCGTGCGCGACCTTGCCGCTGCGGTTGTTGAGGATGTCGCTGACGTCGCGCAGAGCGCGCAGGTGAGCCTTCACCGTGTCGAACTGTCCGGCCGCGACCGCGGCGTACGAGGTGTACTCGCCGTCCGTCGCGAAGAGCCAGGGGTAGTCCGGGAAGCCGGCGCCGAACCAGCGGGCGACATCGACCGTGCCGGACGGAGCAGGGTACGACTTGCCTTCGTTGACGTCGCGGATCTGCAGGTGGTGCGCCTCCTGCACCGAGTCGGCGAGGTTCTGCTTGCTCCACTCGACGCTTTGCTGCAGTAGCCGGTCACCAGGCAGGTCCACTGACGACATCGAGTCGATCCGGTTGCGGCTGGCAACCTTTGCCTTCAGCAACCGGCTGGGGTTGCTGATCGCCTTGCGGTACTCGTGTTGCGCGGCGCCCGGTCCGTCGTCCGAGCCGGCGACCGCGAACCAGATCGTCGTGGTCTTGCCGGGCTTGAGATCGAGGCTGTAGGTGAGCCGGCCGCCGGTGCCCTTGCCGAACGCGGTGTCGTCGCAGTGTTTGGGTGCGTCGCCGTCGGCCGGGCAGATCACGGCCGGGTCCTGCGGGCCGCGGTGGTTCGCGCCGAGTGCGTGGCTGGTCGGACGCAGGGACGATCCGACCAACGCGGTGTAGTTGTGCGCGGCGGCATTGGCGACGGGCGGTGTGCCCTGGTCGCGGAACCGCAGCGTGCCATCGGCGTACGAGCCGGTGTCGGGGAGGTTCGTCTGAGCCGCGTTCGGCGTGGTGCCTCCCCATGGGTAGGCCGGCATCAGCTCGGAGTGCGCGTCGACGTCGAGGGTCACCGTCTTCGCCTTGGTTGCTTTCAGCGTCAGTCCGACGACCGTGGCGCGGAGGCCGTCCGGGACGAAGTCGGTGCGCTGGACGGTGACGTTGCCGGGATAGTCGATCCGCTGGTAGCCGTGCCCGCTCGTGTACTTCGCGGCCGCGACGTCCTTGCCGAGCCAGTTGCCATCGAGGCCGAACCACAGTCCGTCGAGGAGTTTCAGCGGCGGCGTCCAGATCCCGCCCATCTCGCCGCGGGTGTGCCAGCCGGTCGCGGGATACAGGCCGGTCTCGTCGCCCATCGCATAGGCCCGGTCCCCGACAACCAACGACCGCCGATCCGCCAGCCGCCGAGTCTCCGACAACTCACTCGGGCCTTGTACTCCGGACGGTGACCCGGCTGCCGTAGTACGGGCGTTGCCCAGTACGCCGGCGGCCGGAGTACCAGGTGCGCCCGATGCCCGCGTGTTGGCGGCGGCGGGCGACCCCGTCGTACCGGCAGTGCCTGGTGGTCCGGCCGTAGCGGGGGAGGGGAGGGCGGCAGCGCCGAGGGCGAGCACTGTCGCGAGCAGGCCGGCTGGGCCGGCGATGGATTTGGTTCGTCCGACAGGGCGGGGCGTCATGACGGTTCCTCCTTCTCGCGGTGCGTCGTGCACCGCATCAGCCCGGGGCTGAGCTGCCCCTGATGACTAGTTCCGGTTGCAGCAGCCGCTCGGTCGACCTGGGCTGCTGGGTGGACTCGTCCGATACTGCGGAACTGCTGTGCTTGTCGGTGAGGATGGCGATCAGTTCGCCGGCGATCTGGTCCATCGGCTGGCGGATGCTGGTCAGGCCGGGCGACACCACGGACGCGAGCGGCGAATCGTCGAAGCCGGTGACGCCGACGTCGACTCCCGCGGTCAGCCCGCGGGCGCCGAGTTCGCGGAGGGCGCCGAGAGCGAGAATGTCGCTGATGGCAACGATCCCGTCGACGCCCTGACCCGAGTCGAGCAGTTCGGCGGTCGCCCGCGCGCCTTCCTCGATGGTGTCCTCGGTGCAGCGGACCGCGAGATTCTTGGTCGGCAGGTCGAGCTCCTCACAGGCTTTGCGCCAGCCGCTCAACCGGTCCTCGGCGAGACCCGACGTCTTCGGCCAGCTGAGGAAACCGATCCGCCGCCGACCGGTCTCGTGCAGATGCCGTACGGCGGTCGCGCAGCCGACGGCCCCGTCGACATCGACGAACGGACCCGGCTGCGTGGTCTCACCCCAGACCCGCCCGAACGACACGAACGGGATCTGCTGCTCCCGCAGCCAACCGTGCCGCGGATCATGCGTCTCGGTCTGCGAGAGCACGAAGCCGTCGACCAGCCGCCGCGCGTGCAGGTCTTCGTACACCGGCATACCTTTGAGGCCGACCGGGGCGGTGAAGAGCAGGATGTGCCGCGCGGTGGCTTCGGCCGCGCCGCACAGGGAGTGCAGGAACTGGTCCATCACCAGGTGCGCCTGACCGTGCGGCCAGCTCGGTACGCAGTACCCGATCAGTTCGACCGCGCTGGTGCGGAGACTGCGAGCGTTACGATTGGGCCGGTAGTTGAGCAGCTCGATCGACTTGGTGACCCGCTGAAGGGTGTCAGGCCGAAGCCGGTGCGGTGCGTTCAGGGCGTTCGACACGGTCTGAACCGAAACCTCCGCATGAGCGGCAACCTGCTTCAACGTAGCCACGACGACCCCTCCACTCCGGCGAGACGCCCTTTTGAACGTTAAAACTCCCCGGCAGTCTCACTCCCAACCCCCTTCCGTGTCAACGGCCCACCCCACGTCGACTCGGGCTGGGGTTCTTCCCCACGCAGTCTCCTACGTCGCCTGCTCCCGCCCACCCGTGGTCGCGGGCTCCTCGGTCGCCCGCTGGGCGAAGGCGGCCTGGTGGGGTGAGCTCGTGTCGGTCAGGTGTGCCGGGTGCTGGCGACTCTTGCAGAGAACTCTGGTTGGTTTCCCGCGCCCCCGTCCGTGGTCGCGGGCTCCTGCGTCACCCGCTGTGTGAGGGCGACCTGGTGGGGCCGGCTGGTGTCGATCAGGTGGGCCGCCTGGTTGGCGGGCTTGTGGCGGTCAGGTCGGGCGAGGTGTGCTTATGCGAGTTGTGGCGGACCGGCCCGGAGGATTTCGTGGGCGTCGGCGAGTGGGCCTGGTGGGATCCAGCGGCCCCACCAGGTGGCGCCGGCTTGGGCGAAAGCTGCTGGGTCGCCGCCGCTGACCTTCACGTCGAAGGTCGCGCTCGGAGCCTCGGCGAGGAGGGTGCGGACGTCGTCAGGGGTGACCTGCTGGGGAGAGTCGGTGCTGCCCTTGTACGCCGTACTGCCGTCCCAGCGCGCGATGCGGCGCCGTACCGACGGGATCAGCAAGTTGCCACCGACCCAGATCGGGATGCGCGGGCGTTGGATCGGTCGGGCCGTCAGTTGGGCGCCGTCGAGGGCGTAGTGCTTGCCGCTGAATGTCACCGGTTGGCCGGTCCACAGCGCGTCGATGATCTCGAGTGCTTCGTCCAGTTTCTCGGCGAGGATGCGCGGCTCGCCTTCGCCCTTCATGAACGGATCACCCGGATCGCCGATCCCGACACCGAGGACGAGTCGGCCGCCCGACAGGTGATCGAGCGCGACCGCCTCGGCGGCCAGTTGCCAAGGGCGACGACGCGGCACCGGCGTCACCGTCGTACCGAGTCTCACCGTCGACGTCGCGGTCGCCATCGCGGCCAGACAGATCCACGGATCGTATGTCGGCTGCGACGAATCCCCTTGGTAGACGAGGTAATCCTCCATAAACACCCCGTCCCACCCACAGTCCTCAGCCATCCGCGCCAACTCCGCCAGCCCGCGCGGATCCCGCCCCACCCCCACCGCCCCGAACGTCACCGAAAACCTCATCCCCCCAAACTAACCACCGCCACCGACACCCCCGTACTACGAGTCGTCGGCCGAGGCGGCGCCCACAGCACACCTTCCAGCGGACTGCCATGTACTACGAGTCGCCGGCTGAGGCAGCGCTCACAGCACACCTTCCAGCGGAACTGCCTGTACTGCGGGTCGCCGGCTGAGGCCGGCGCCCACCGCACAGGTTCCAGCGGGCGGCGTGCGCATCGACTGAGGTCGCGCGACGTAGGTGGACCGGGTGGTATGCGGCCGCCGGGCGATCCGGCGACCGTCGTACCGGGTGGATCGACGGGTGGCGAATCAGGTCGCATGGCCGTCGTCGTACGAGGGCGGCGGTGGGTTGGGGTCAGGCGGTGTGGCCGCCGTCGAGGGTCAGTTCGGTGCCGGTGAGGTAGGCGCCGGCGGGGCCGGCGAGGTAGGTGACCGCGGCGGCGATCTCTTCGGGGGTGCCGAAGCGGTCGAGGGCGAGGAAGGATCGCTGGGCTTCGGCGAAGGGACCGTCGGCGGGGTTCATCGAGGTGTCGATCGGGCCGGGCTGGATCACGGTCGAGGTGATGTTGCGGTGCCCGAGTTCGCGGGCGAGGCCTTTGCTCAGGCCGATCAGGGCCGACTTGCTCATCGCGTACAGCGTCATCCCGGGGCTGGTCACGCGAGCCGCCGCGCAACTGCCGATGTGGATCATCCGGCCGCCGTCCGACAGCACCGACGCGGCCGCCTGCGCCGCGACGTACGCCCCACGCACGTTGACCGCCAGCACTCGATCGACATCCTCGAGCGAGAGCTCGCTGATCATCCCGATCGCCCCGACGCCCGCATTGTTGACCAGGATGTCGAGCCCGCCGAGCACGTCGGCCGCCCGCGCGACCGCACCCTTGATCGCCTCGGCATCCGCGGCATCCGCCTCGATCGCGAACCCCCGCCGCCCGGCCGCCTCGATCCGCTTGACCACCTGGGCCGCATCGTCCGGCGAACTCCGGTAGGTGATCGCCACGTCCGCCCCACGCTCCGCCAGCGCAACCGCCGAAGCCGCACCGATCCCACGGCTTCCGCCCGTCACCAGAGCCAGCTTCCCGGTCAGTTCAGTCATCGTCATCACTACCACTTTCGTCTTGTACTACGGACTTTCCGCTCCTCCATTCCACGTCCCGGCCCCGGCAACCGCTGGCGGAAAAACGACCCCGGATCCTGACGTCGCTTTTCCGCCACCAGGCTCCAGACATCGCAGTACCAGGTCGATGGCGTAAAACCGCTAGAGACTGTCGGTGCCAGCAGGGATGCTGGGGTGGTGCACGAATGTCGCGAGCGGTGTGTGCGGGCCGTCCAGTCCAAGGACGCCCGCTTCGACGGCTGGTTCTTCACGGCGGTGCTGACGACGAAGATCTACTGCCGGCCGAGTTGCCCGGTGGTGCCGCCGAAGGTCGAGAACATGCAGTTCTATCCGAGCGCGGCGGCCGCACAGCAAGCTGGTTTCCGCGCTTGCAAGAGGTGCCGTCCGGATGCGAGTCCGGGGTCCCCGGAGTGGAACGATCGCGCCGACCTGGTCGCGCGGGCGATGCGATTGATCGGCGACGGTGTGGTCGACCGTGACGGCGTACCGGGTCTCGCCGCGCAACTCGGCTACAGCGTCCGCCAGGTGCAGCGACAGCTCCAGGCGGAGCTGGGCGCGGGCCCGCTGGCTCTGGCTCGCGCTCAGCGTGCGCAGACCGCGCGGCTGCTGATCGAGACCAGCCCGCTCCAGATGGCCGACGTTGCTTTCGCCGCGGGCTTCTCGAGCGTCCGGACCTTCAACGAAACCGTGCAAGAGGTGTTCGCTCTCGCACCGAGTGAGCTCCGCAGTCGCGCGAAGAAAGGCACGAGCCCGAGCGCACCGGGCACGATCTCGCTACGCCTGCCGTTCCGCGCGCCACTGACACCGGACAACCTCTTCGGTCACCTCGTCGCGACCGGCGTCCCCGGCGTGGAGGAGTGGCGCGACGGTGCTTACCGGCGCACGCTCCGCTTGCCGCACGGGCACGGCGTGGTCGCCCTGAAGCCGATGCCCGACCACATCGCCTGCCAGCTGTGGCTCACCGATCAACGCGATCTCGCGATCGCGATCAGCCGGTGCCGCCGGATGCTCGACCTGGACGCGGACCCGATCGCGGTCGACGAGCAACTCCGCACCGACCCGATGCTCGCACCCCTGATCGACAAGGCGCCCGGGCGACGGGTGCCGAGGACGGTGGACGGGCCCGAGTTCGCAGTACGGGCCGTGCTCGGGCAGCAGGTGTCGACAGCGGCTGCGCGAACTCACGCGAGCCGGTTGGTGCAGGCGTACGGCGATCCGATCGACGATCCGGCCGGCGGGTTGACCCACTTGTTCCCGCGGATGGAGGCGCTGGCCGGGCTCGATCCCGAGACACTGGCGTTCCCGAAGTCCCGGCGTACGACGCTGACGACCCTGATCGCCACGCTGGCCGCCGGCGAGATCGACCTCGGCGCCGGCAGCGACTGGGACAAGGCGCGCGAGCAGTTGGCGGCGCTACCCGGTATCGGCCCGTGGACCGTCGAGTCGATCGCGATGCGGGCGCTCGGCGACCCGGACGCCTTTGTGGCCAGCGATCTGGGTATCCGCTACGCCGCCCGTGACCTGGGGTTGCCGGAGGCACCGAAAGCATTGATCGAGCATGCGCGGGCCTGGCGGCCTTGGCGCGCGTACGCCGTGCAGTATCTGTGGGCGACCGGAGACCATGCCATCAACAAGATCCCGGAGTGACATGAGTGAGCTGACCACCGACCGTCTGTTGCTACGCCAGTGGAAGGACAGCGACTACGAACCGTTCGCGGCGCTGAACGCCGATCCCGCCGTGATGGAACACTTCCCGGCGCCGATGACGCGGGAGGCCAGCGATGGCTTCGTGGACCGGATCCGGGCGGATCTCGACCGGCGCGGGTTCGGGTTGTGGGCGCTGGAAGTGCGCGAGACCGGGGAGTTCATCGGCTTCACCGGACTGTCGGTGCCGAGCTTCGACGCGCACTTCACCCCGGCGGTCGAGATCGGCTGGCGGCTGGCTAAGGGGGCCTGGGGCAACG
This region includes:
- a CDS encoding LLM class flavin-dependent oxidoreductase, with translation MRFSVTFGAVGVGRDPRGLAELARMAEDCGWDGVFMEDYLVYQGDSSQPTYDPWICLAAMATATSTVRLGTTVTPVPRRRPWQLAAEAVALDHLSGGRLVLGVGIGDPGDPFMKGEGEPRILAEKLDEALEIIDALWTGQPVTFSGKHYALDGAQLTARPIQRPRIPIWVGGNLLIPSVRRRIARWDGSTAYKGSTDSPQQVTPDDVRTLLAEAPSATFDVKVSGGDPAAFAQAGATWWGRWIPPGPLADAHEILRAGPPQLA
- a CDS encoding AlkA N-terminal domain-containing protein, producing the protein MVHECRERCVRAVQSKDARFDGWFFTAVLTTKIYCRPSCPVVPPKVENMQFYPSAAAAQQAGFRACKRCRPDASPGSPEWNDRADLVARAMRLIGDGVVDRDGVPGLAAQLGYSVRQVQRQLQAELGAGPLALARAQRAQTARLLIETSPLQMADVAFAAGFSSVRTFNETVQEVFALAPSELRSRAKKGTSPSAPGTISLRLPFRAPLTPDNLFGHLVATGVPGVEEWRDGAYRRTLRLPHGHGVVALKPMPDHIACQLWLTDQRDLAIAISRCRRMLDLDADPIAVDEQLRTDPMLAPLIDKAPGRRVPRTVDGPEFAVRAVLGQQVSTAAARTHASRLVQAYGDPIDDPAGGLTHLFPRMEALAGLDPETLAFPKSRRTTLTTLIATLAAGEIDLGAGSDWDKAREQLAALPGIGPWTVESIAMRALGDPDAFVASDLGIRYAARDLGLPEAPKALIEHARAWRPWRAYAVQYLWATGDHAINKIPE
- a CDS encoding SDR family NAD(P)-dependent oxidoreductase, which encodes MTMTELTGKLALVTGGSRGIGAASAVALAERGADVAITYRSSPDDAAQVVKRIEAAGRRGFAIEADAADAEAIKGAVARAADVLGGLDILVNNAGVGAIGMISELSLEDVDRVLAVNVRGAYVAAQAAASVLSDGGRMIHIGSCAAARVTSPGMTLYAMSKSALIGLSKGLARELGHRNITSTVIQPGPIDTSMNPADGPFAEAQRSFLALDRFGTPEEIAAAVTYLAGPAGAYLTGTELTLDGGHTA
- a CDS encoding glycogen debranching protein, with protein sequence MTPRPVGRTKSIAGPAGLLATVLALGAAALPSPATAGPPGTAGTTGSPAAANTRASGAPGTPAAGVLGNARTTAAGSPSGVQGPSELSETRRLADRRSLVVGDRAYAMGDETGLYPATGWHTRGEMGGIWTPPLKLLDGLWFGLDGNWLGKDVAAAKYTSGHGYQRIDYPGNVTVQRTDFVPDGLRATVVGLTLKATKAKTVTLDVDAHSELMPAYPWGGTTPNAAQTNLPDTGSYADGTLRFRDQGTPPVANAAAHNYTALVGSSLRPTSHALGANHRGPQDPAVICPADGDAPKHCDDTAFGKGTGGRLTYSLDLKPGKTTTIWFAVAGSDDGPGAAQHEYRKAISNPSRLLKAKVASRNRIDSMSSVDLPGDRLLQQSVEWSKQNLADSVQEAHHLQIRDVNEGKSYPAPSGTVDVARWFGAGFPDYPWLFATDGEYTSYAAVAAGQFDTVKAHLRALRDVSDILNNRSGKVAHEVTPTGDVYFGSNTSAGNTDETVKFPSIVALLWRWTGDNRFRDAMYDFSVRNLKYVYRELDADHDGWPEGLANVERSGMGSEKLDSTVYLARGLRDLADLAGSKHDRATQQWATAKADDLQRRFEGQWWVAQAFGYADSIDDPANPANDNTPIFQRHWTGVTPMEAEVGNAPLASPEHAKIALDQREKPCYTGEFGLFHTGTGPTSDPAGNPGPSCDQVVSAVKSERSIFSLNTSIMAVAEGNFGRLGPKQQQVYTTGNARIQLDPQVWETPGGMPEIAPSPDSPANIDRAFTDRSMTMQAWGTYGILWPVVHQQLGVDPDLGHGKVSIVPQIPAGQQKVAGSNIRLGRGSADVSSRLVNKAILTEVTTHGLRAAVTIGAVLPTGAKLASVSVDGRSAQYKLVTTTRGTEVQVAAHGSHSAVRITLR
- a CDS encoding GNAT family N-acetyltransferase, translating into MSELTTDRLLLRQWKDSDYEPFAALNADPAVMEHFPAPMTREASDGFVDRIRADLDRRGFGLWALEVRETGEFIGFTGLSVPSFDAHFTPAVEIGWRLAKGAWGNGYATEAALASLAYGFGPAGLDEIVSFTATTNLPSQRVMQRIGMTHDEAGDFDHPRLEPGHRLERHVLYRISRTQWESRS
- a CDS encoding LacI family DNA-binding transcriptional regulator, whose product is MATLKQVAAHAEVSVQTVSNALNAPHRLRPDTLQRVTKSIELLNYRPNRNARSLRTSAVELIGYCVPSWPHGQAHLVMDQFLHSLCGAAEATARHILLFTAPVGLKGMPVYEDLHARRLVDGFVLSQTETHDPRHGWLREQQIPFVSFGRVWGETTQPGPFVDVDGAVGCATAVRHLHETGRRRIGFLSWPKTSGLAEDRLSGWRKACEELDLPTKNLAVRCTEDTIEEGARATAELLDSGQGVDGIVAISDILALGALRELGARGLTAGVDVGVTGFDDSPLASVVSPGLTSIRQPMDQIAGELIAILTDKHSSSAVSDESTQQPRSTERLLQPELVIRGSSAPG